The nucleotide window gtgaagaagaaaatggcgGGCCTATAGTTTTGTGTAGCAATTGTAAGGCACACATTGTATTAACCGAGCCCAAGAAGAAACTGCCTTAGACGCAGATGCCAACATCACGACACTAATCGGCGATCACGGCGGAACCTTCAAAGGAATCGAGTGAAGGCCAACGCCAGAAAGTATTCGATAGGCTCAGCCTAAGGAAACAGACAGATGGTTCTACATCGATCAGACGGCGCCTTGATTTCGACGCACCGTTTTATAACGAGGATTATTATTCACGTAATTCCAATAGCTTGAGCTCATCGGTAAATCCAAAACCTTTAGGCCACCTGAACCACATGACCAACGATGGTACAGCTACAATTCTCCCACCAGCATGTATACCGCGCTTTCCAAGTCTTAGAAACATCGACGTCAGCGTATAGATTGCTTTGCTCAACGGCAAGCGGCCCAGCCTGTTTCGACCACTAAATGGTTGTCGAAAGAGACGGCAGGGAGCGGAGATAATCGACCAACCCCAACAATTATGGCTGAATTACAAGGGCAAAAGGAAACCAATCGCTACTTCGAAACTACCATTGAAGAGTCCGAGAAGCGCATCAAACTCCTTCTTCGGCCCAGGGAGATGAAAGCTCATTTCGAGCAATTTAAGAAAGAAGCTGAAAGCCAACAGCCCCCGTTACATTTGAAAGAACCACTAATCAAAGTTCGGCGGAATCTGCACCCCCTATTCCTCAATGAATCATTGGAATATATGAAAGAGTTTCACAAGAAATATTCCGCCAACGATTTGTATGGCTTGCCCAAGGCATGCCAAGAAGCTCTTGACCTGGCATTAACTTGCCCCGATGCTGAGCAGATCATCCAAAAAACTACTAATCCAACAATGAAAGCTAGATTCCAGCACATTCGAGAGGCTAAGGTTCTCGACTTTGAGGTAGACCCATACACGAACATTGACATAGCCGAACTCATTTTTTCTCTTGAAGGCCTTCAACACCTTCGATATCATTTCGAAGTCTTTTTAGCTGTATCCTTTTTTGGTTTAACAGCCGATGAGAAAGATCGGGTGGCACGTTTGAACACCTACCTGGATACAAGGAACGCTCAGATCGCCTATGAGGAACGAGCTCGAAAGATGTAGTAGGTGTTCAAACGTGCCACCCGATCAGACACCAAATGCATGCGAGCCCGACGACGATAGCCAAAAGGACAAAGAGTCGGATCATATGGCACAAGTGCAAAAGCTTGTTGAGACACATAGTAATCCGACCAAGGATGCTCTAACACACGATCCAATGGGCCCCTCAGTCcttgaaaatatggaaattAGCATAGTCCATGTTCTACCTGTTGAATTCCAGTTGACTACACACCAACCAAGTTCCTTGGATGGCGATGTGGTCATCGAGGAAGCAACACAAGTTGATTTTGTTACTACCACTGAAGACGAATCAACAAACGGCGAtgataaacttaaaacagccTTAGACATTTTGTTTCCCCATTCTTCCTCGGCTAATCCCCATCATCTAAAGTCGTTGTATGTAACGGCTCATGTCGAAGGATACCCAGTCTCCAAAATTTTTGTTGACTGTGGGGCAACTGTTAATATCATGCCTGTAACCATCATGAAGGCGTTACGTCGCTCTAACGATGAACTTATTCCATCAGGGATCACCATGAGCACTTTCTTCGAGGACAAATCTCAAACTAAAGAGGTGCTTCCACTAGAAGTGAACATCGCCAGTCGTAATCACATAACCGCATTTTTCATCGTCAACTCAGATATCTATTAGAAGGCCATTGAGGTTGGTGCTGAAACTGTTCAACAAGATTCAGCGAGACTCGGATTGGCTAGCTTCGTTTTCAATCCCGATTTCTGACACCAGTCAGACTAAACGTCGAGCCACAGTTTCATCGACCATGGAACGATTGCTAGCTCATTGGTATGCGATCTCTAAACAGCCGAATTCGGGTGTTAACCTCATAGAGTTCCTAGCCGAATGAGACAATGGTCCTGTTTTATCTCTTGACAAAGTTCAAGTCGCCCGGCCGAACTCGAAGATAGTCAGCCTTAAGTCAAAGATCCGTTGGAGGAAATAAATGTTAGGACGGTTGATGACCCTCGGCCATTATTTATTAGTGCCTTGTTACCCCGTTCTATCAAATCTGAACTTTGTAACTTACTCGGCGAGTTTAAAGACTGTTTTTCTTGGAGCTATCATCAGATGCCTGGCCTTGACCGAATCCTTGTccagcatgaattacgtatcaAACCTGGTTGCAAGCCTTTTCGACAACCTCCTCGatgattctcgaccgaagtacaactcgGCATAAAAGATGAAATTGTTAAACTTTTAAATGCCGGGTTTATTCGAACTGCTCGATAcgtcgaatggttggcgaatattgtACCAGTGCTAAAGAAAAATAAGGCCTTACACATTTgcattgattttcaaaatcTGAATTTGGCAACACCCAAAGATGCATATCCCATGCCAATTTCAGATTTGCTAATCGACGCCGCGGCTCATCATGACATGCTGTCTTTCATGGATGGACATACTGGTTATAACCAGATATTTATTGACGAGGTCGATGTTCATAAAACTGCTTTCCGCTGCCCGGGGGCTCTTGGAACCTACGAGTGGGTAGTCATGCCATTTGGTCTAAAAAACGCTGATGCCACATATTAACTCGCGAtgaacactatttttcatgacctGATCGGCATAACTATAGAAGTGTATATTAATGACGTCGTGGTCAAATCGAAAAGTCGCCAAACGCATATTGATGATCTTCGGCAAGCTTTCCTTCGCATGCGTCGACATAACCTTAAGATGAACCTGGCCAAATACGCCTTTGGTGTGTCGCCAACAATTTCTTAGGTTTTCTCCACAATCGCGGCATCGACGTAGACGCGAACAAAGCTCATGCGATTATTGATGCACCACCCCCGACGACCAAAAAACAACTCCAGTCCTTACTCGGGAAAATAAATTTTCCTCGCTGCTTCATAGCTAATTCCGCTGGCAAAATGACGGCATTCTttacgcttttgaaacttaaggactcagatAAGTTTGAGTTGCGTGAAGAACATTGAGCGGCTTTCGCGCAAATTAAGGTTGCTCTTGCAACTCCGCCCATCCTCGTACTGCCTCGACGTGATAAACCCCTTAAGCTTTACATTTCAAGGGCCGAAGAATCCATCGGGTGCCTCCTCGCACAAGATACTAATGCTGGGCGAGAACAAGCTATTTTCTATCTCAGCCGAAACCTCAATACTCCCGAGATCAATTATTCACCCGTTGAGAAGCTTTGCTTGGCTTTGTTTTTCGCCAAATCAAAACTCCAGCACTATATGCTCCCATTCGTTACTCAGGTCATCGCCCAGACAGATGTCATTCGATATATGCTTACTCGACCAATAGTCAAAGGCCGAATTGGGGAATGGACATTGGCGCTATCTGAGTTTAGTCTGCAGTATGTCCCACAAAAAGCCGTCAAAGGACAAGCGCTTGCTGATTTCTTAGCTCAACACCCCTCTCCATATGGGTTCGCAAGCAACGACGTTGAAATCGAAATGGTGGGAACACATGACaattattggacgatgtattttaaTGGTTCTAGTACGTCGACATCGGCCAGCGTGGGGGTTGTAattaagtctccacaccaacaTTGTTGGTTCTTTTCCCTCAAGTTAGATTTCGATTATACCaacaatcaggccgaatacgaagcccttgttATCGGCCTTAGCGTGCATCATGATTTACGCGCCGCTCGTGCCCTCGTCTTCGGTGATTCGgagcttgtgattaaccaactcaatGGAACGTTTCGGTGCATGAGTTGCATTCTGGCGCCCTatcacatggttgccagctatttgaCGGTATCACGTTGAATCATATTTCTCATGTTTGGAACACCGTCGCAGACGAACTCGCTCAAATAGCCTCCGGAGCACAACTCCTAGGGGGCGAGTTTGGCCAAATGATACCCATTTTACGGCAATCGTATCCGGCTTTGGTTAATCAACAAGTCCTCCAGCGCGACCAAGTCATCCGTACACgagtcatgtccttaccttcgttgttgGAACAGGAGGATCCTGTAGATATTTGCGCGGTCGAGCCACTACCAAACGACCGGAGAAGGCCAATTATGCAATACCTAGATAATCCCAAAGACAAACAAGACCGAAGACAAGGGTCCATGCCACAAACTACGTCTCGTACCAGAATGAGTTGTATCGAAAGGGCGAGGACGGTTTATTGCTGTTATGCCTCGGCTCGCAAGAAGCCACCCAAGCAACCACAAAGGTACATGAAGGAATTTGCAGAGCCCATCAATCAGGACGCCAGATGCTTTGGCTACTTCGCCAGCACGGTTACTTCTAGCCAAGCATATTGAAAGATTGTATTAAGTATGCGCGAGGGTGCGTCCAGTGTCAAATTCATGGACCCATCCAAAGAGCCCTGGCCGAATTACTTCATTTGATCACCAAACCTTGACCGTTCAAAAGATGGGCAATGGACGTGATCGGTAAAATTACGCCATCTTCTAGAGCAGCAAAACATGCATGGATACTCGTGGCAACTGATTATTTCACTaaatgggtcgaagcaaaatcatacgcCGAATTAACATCCAAAGAGGTTTGCGATTTTGTGAAGGAGCATGTTGTGACCAGATTCGGCGTAGCAAGAACGATCATAACTGATAATGgcacaatcttcacagccgaaaggttcAAAGAGTATACGACGAGCTTAAAAATTCAGCTTGAGTAGTCCACACCATACTATCCACAAGCGAATGGACAAGCCGgagcaagtaataaggttttgatcgggattcttgaaaaaatgataaaagaaagacctggcatgtggcatttaaaattgaatgaagccTAGTGGGCATATCGGACTTCACCCCAGTCGACAACGGGGACCACCCCATATGTGTTAACCTATGGACATGACGCGATGTTACCGATTGAGCTCAGTGTAAATTCTTTAAGCGTGATTGAGCATAGTAGTTTGTCCAACGTCAAATACAACCAGGCCATGTTacaagagttagaagatttggaagaagatcGGCTTGACGCTTACAATCTTCTAGTGGCACAAAAGAAAATTGCCGAGCGAGCTTATAATCAAAGAGTCAAACAAAAAATGTTCGACAAAGGATGGCTACTTTGGCAAACTGTGTTACCCATGGGAATTAAAGACCCTAGGTTCGGCAAATAGTCACCGAATTGGGAAGGACCGTTTGTCGTCCATAAAATCCTCGGTAAGAGGGCATACCATTTTAGAGATCGAACCAGTATTATTCACAAGTTGCCAATCAATGGaaagttcttaaaaaaatactacccagtcacatgggagatgcaagaataaaagctcatttcatttcattaatAAGTCGGTTTACAGTCAAATAATTATAGGgtgatgaaggaagaagagatccAAGAAGGGCCTTTAGCTTCAGCCATCTCACCTCACCCATTATGACCTCGGCTTGCCGGTTCTTTTTGTCTATCTTCAGCTGCTCGACTCGCTTTGTGTTCGCCACGTATTTGGTTAAACAAGATTTACCGCCCGACTCAAAGTCCCtcgcaagctcagaagcaatgGCCGACCTTCGTTTTGCCAGTTCGACCATTTGACGGTCGAGGTTAGCCAGGGCCTCCCCTTTCACCTTTAAAGCGTCAATCTTCAGACGAAGAGTGTCTTGAACGGCCATTGTAGCTTTCAAGTCATCGTCAGCCTGAAGAGTGTTCTCGAAAATACTAAAAGATTCCTGAACTCGCTTTAAGACGGACGACGCCTGAACGATAGCTTCGACGCTTAATTGACCTTCAGATCTGAGGTCATTTAGGCATGCACCCAACGAATCAAGACCTTTACGCTCAAGGACTTGTGACGCTGAGAGAGACAGAACTTTTTGGAACCGAACCAGAGCAACTGACTCGGCAAGTTCAGTCGTAGTTGCCGAATGACCAGCCGTTTCAGAAGTGCTtgataaaaaaacattaaactcgacttcccatgaaggctgcacaTGAAAACAGTTTAAGCACAAGGAAATCACAAAAGAATATAGCAAAAAGGTTTTTGGTTTTAAACCAGCTGAAAGGAAACTTTGGCCATGTCTTCGGGttcattgctcgaacctaaagaacttaatggccgagcccgtgtcttagactgcttctcagttcacgaggccgatgaaggttatctacgttcgatggccactgcgacggccaagaaatatagataacaccattCGACACGTAGAATTTTCGATGAAAAGAATGggtaggcacctgacatttagtattttcctggTTTAGAGTTCTAAGGCAGAAAAGTAACCAAAGAGAAGCGATAAGGGTACTTACGAAGGCCAAAGTGGCTTCTTGGGGAGGAATGTTGAGGTCCTGGTCTTGCGGGTGAACATGTGTTTCTGCTGTCGCTTTTGGCTCTACGGCAAGTCGTTTTCCACGGTCAGCCACAGGAAAGCCAACTTGAACAACCACCTCGGCAACGGGGGGAGGTTGATTGCGTGGTTGAAGGCGACTCACCAGTGGAATCTCGTTGCTTTCATCGCTCTCTTCTAGAACGACTGCCGtttgttttggatttttggGAAGATTTTTCTCAGCCAAAGGAATTGCCCCTTCTAAGGCGGGCGCAGCAGCTGATCCCGAAGCCACAGCCGCCTCGACCAGTGGAGCAACAACTAGTTCAACGACTTTAGAGACAGGCCGTACTTGGGTTGTTTCTTTGGCCGGAAGTGGCCGTTTCACTATCGAGGCTTGGACGACGGGAGCAGAAGGGGAAACGCTAGGAGTCGTCACTCCCGTAGTCTGACTAGACATAACATGAATCTCCcgttcttctttcttcaccaactTTTTGACCCGTTTTACGGGTCGAGGGGGTTTGATAGCTGTCTCGGCCTTTTGACGAGGCCGTTTGCTCAACAGGACCTGCGCGGTAgtcttaggggtggtttgggagtgaagCGCTTAAataaaaagcacccatgaaaaaaagttgtgagggttttaggtgtttggtaaactgaaaagaaatggcttattttggaagctactgtgagaataagctgaaatcaaaggaaaaagctaaagctgctatttgcagctttggaaaactggcttttttttcaaagcacacggagctacagtgctcttttaatgaaaagacccactatcagactgctttttttctaaaagcacttttacaaaaaagtttaccaaacactctgctgatttatttcacagccgcttattctcacagcacagccgcttattctcacagcagttttttttcaaagcacagcaataccaaagcAGCCCTTAGTCCTCTTGGAGATAGTCGACTTTTTCCCAGTCgcagtgataggagcatatttatgcaactgagttagcttgttctcatgcatttatgttattatttcttagttaattatgtattttaagctattttcgtgtgtttgtaggtctataggccttataaagcaataagatacattttggtgcattttggagcaattttgggcttggaatgaatagtacatgcatggagcaaagtggatggatgaaattgaagactaaagaagctaagaatgtgttaaagagaaagaagaattaatgtaaaaaggacaaagagcttaGCCACAAAgaggtgtcactccaccattcacctttccatcattgttgTGCACCACCATTACACtacctttggattcctatgccgtacatcatcatccatgttccctccattga belongs to Malus sylvestris chromosome 17, drMalSylv7.2, whole genome shotgun sequence and includes:
- the LOC126611866 gene encoding uncharacterized protein LOC126611866, whose protein sequence is MPISDLLIDAAAHHDMLSFMDGHTGYNQIFIDEVDVHKTAFRCPGALGTYEWVALATPPILVLPRRDKPLKLYISRAEESIGCLLAQDTNAGREQAIFYLSRNLNTPEINYSPVEKLCLALFFAKSKLQHYMLPFVTQVIAQTDVIRYMLTRPIVKGRIGEWTLALSEFSLQYVPQKAVKGQALADFLAQHPSPYGFASNDVEIEMVGTHDNYWTMYFNGSSTSTSASVGVVIKSPHQHCWFFSLKLDFDYTNNQAEYEALVIGLSVHHDLRAARALVFGDSELVINQLNGTFRCMSCILAPYHMVASYLTVSR